One window from the genome of Micromonospora aurantiaca ATCC 27029 encodes:
- a CDS encoding beta-1,3-glucanase family protein → MRLRRRLLAAASALLAGLTGAVVATPAQAVGPALLPVTVTNTTGRSDPVHLYVIGVQLSSGRLGYVTSGGGFVPWTGGQLPPSPAPDVSIPGPGNGGSTTIQFPRGFSGRAYFSLGQKLKFFLTPDGLVQPAPWAAGDANRDILFDWSEFTYNDSGLWLNSSQVDMFAIPHAVTVTGANGVTKRTGDVVANGRNAVIDGIRAQPGWAGTVHTRSDGTVLRVLAPGKAAGAGLLSTTYLDSYIASAWNAYTTKTLTVAPFADQPAIRYYGRTSGNTMTFTNGSGQVVASFNRPSSASVWGCDGDLPAPNDQVVGPISRTLCAALNRGTLGTVDTQPSTNAADFYRSNPTNQYARLIHANMTDGRAYAFAFDDVGGFESLVHDGDPRSAGLILSPFTGGGGGTPTTGVPVVSNWNNKCIDVPSSNFVDRAPLQMWNCNNTNAQKWTFSGTALKSQNNKCMDIDAGSTANGAAVQLYTCNGTGAQQFTLNAAGDLVNLQAGKCVDIKDWNGNDGARLQLWDCGGTANQKWRKG, encoded by the coding sequence ATGCGTCTCCGAAGAAGGCTGCTCGCCGCCGCGTCCGCCCTGCTCGCCGGGCTCACCGGCGCCGTCGTCGCTACGCCCGCCCAGGCGGTCGGACCGGCGTTGCTGCCGGTCACCGTCACCAACACCACCGGCCGCAGCGACCCGGTCCACCTCTACGTCATCGGCGTCCAGCTGTCCTCCGGCCGGCTCGGCTACGTCACCTCCGGCGGCGGATTCGTACCGTGGACCGGCGGGCAGCTCCCGCCGTCGCCCGCGCCGGACGTCTCGATACCGGGCCCCGGCAACGGCGGCAGCACCACGATCCAGTTCCCCCGCGGCTTCTCCGGCCGGGCCTACTTCTCCCTCGGGCAGAAGCTCAAGTTCTTCCTCACCCCGGACGGACTGGTGCAGCCCGCGCCCTGGGCGGCCGGTGACGCGAACCGAGACATCCTCTTCGACTGGAGCGAGTTCACCTACAACGACTCCGGGCTGTGGCTCAACAGCTCCCAGGTCGACATGTTCGCGATCCCGCACGCGGTCACCGTGACCGGCGCCAACGGCGTCACCAAGCGCACCGGCGACGTGGTGGCCAACGGACGCAACGCGGTCATCGACGGGATCCGGGCGCAGCCGGGCTGGGCCGGCACCGTCCACACCCGCTCCGACGGGACCGTCCTGCGCGTCCTGGCTCCGGGCAAGGCGGCCGGGGCCGGCCTGCTCAGCACCACCTACCTGGACTCGTACATCGCGTCCGCGTGGAACGCGTACACCACGAAGACCCTGACCGTGGCGCCCTTCGCCGACCAGCCGGCCATCCGGTACTACGGCCGCACCTCGGGCAACACCATGACCTTCACCAACGGCAGCGGCCAGGTGGTCGCCTCCTTCAACCGGCCCTCCTCGGCCAGCGTCTGGGGCTGCGACGGCGACCTGCCCGCGCCGAACGACCAGGTGGTCGGCCCGATCTCGCGTACGCTCTGCGCCGCCCTCAACCGAGGCACGCTCGGCACCGTCGACACCCAGCCGAGCACGAACGCCGCCGACTTCTACCGCAGCAACCCCACCAACCAGTACGCACGCCTGATCCACGCCAACATGACCGACGGCCGGGCGTACGCGTTCGCCTTCGACGACGTCGGTGGATTCGAGTCGCTGGTGCACGACGGCGATCCCCGTTCGGCCGGACTGATCCTCAGCCCGTTCACCGGCGGTGGCGGCGGCACCCCGACCACCGGGGTGCCAGTGGTCAGCAACTGGAACAACAAGTGCATCGACGTGCCGAGCTCCAACTTCGTCGACCGCGCGCCGTTGCAGATGTGGAACTGCAACAACACCAACGCGCAGAAGTGGACGTTCAGCGGCACGGCGCTCAAGAGCCAGAACAACAAGTGCATGGACATCGACGCCGGGTCCACCGCGAACGGGGCGGCGGTGCAGCTCTACACCTGCAACGGCACCGGCGCCCAGCAGTTCACCCTGAACGCGGCCGGAGACCTGGTCAACCTCCAGGCCGGCAAGTGCGTCGACATCAAGGACTGGAACGGCAACGACGGCGCGAGGCTCCAGCTCTGGGACTGCGGGGGCACGGCCAACCAGAAGTGGCGCAAGGGCTGA
- a CDS encoding polysaccharide pyruvyl transferase family protein, with product MHQRILLRARKGPFDVVTAEETYERDWIGKNSGNLVFSHAAHKLLSTSTAEITPSRFRTDPRDADEINEKYDVFVIPLANAFRHDYVNRLTSMTRLIERLKIPVVVLGVGAQTDVDGDREYLRPIDEPVKAFCRAVLDRSHSIGVRGEISENYLRTLGFSAVEQIGCPSMFLHGDSLRVEKAKATLDTEDRLAFVISPYVRALAPIVQHHHQRYPNLRYVAQGLYTLGTLLYGDAPKLRGKTDDMPIHTSHPLFVEDKVRMFMDPWPWMEYLSGFDFAFGTRIHGTITALISGTPGYLLAHDSRTLELARYFDIPHRLMRDVLADVDAARLYEEADYTALNEGHKERFARITAFLAKHDLGLSFADGDSATRFDEQVRRTVYPPAVRPASAYTAEELLTRIQWLRDENRTLQQKLTARRAQPLRDQVKQAVGRRVRRMLSR from the coding sequence ATGCACCAGCGGATCCTGCTGCGAGCCCGCAAGGGCCCGTTCGACGTCGTCACCGCCGAGGAGACCTACGAGCGGGACTGGATCGGCAAGAACAGCGGCAACCTGGTCTTCAGCCACGCCGCGCACAAGCTGCTGTCCACCTCGACGGCGGAGATCACCCCGTCGCGGTTCCGGACGGACCCGCGCGATGCCGACGAGATCAACGAGAAGTACGACGTCTTCGTGATCCCGCTGGCGAACGCGTTCCGCCACGACTACGTGAACCGGTTGACGTCGATGACCCGGCTGATCGAGCGGCTCAAGATCCCGGTGGTGGTGCTCGGGGTCGGGGCGCAGACCGACGTGGACGGCGACCGGGAGTACCTGCGCCCGATCGACGAGCCGGTGAAGGCGTTCTGCCGGGCGGTGCTGGACCGATCGCACAGCATCGGCGTACGCGGCGAGATCAGCGAGAACTACCTGCGTACGCTGGGGTTCTCCGCCGTCGAGCAGATCGGCTGTCCGTCGATGTTCCTGCACGGCGACAGCCTCCGGGTCGAGAAGGCGAAGGCCACCCTGGACACCGAGGATCGGCTCGCGTTCGTCATCTCGCCGTACGTCCGCGCGTTGGCCCCGATCGTCCAGCACCACCACCAGCGCTACCCGAATCTGCGCTACGTGGCGCAGGGCCTGTACACCCTCGGCACCCTGCTCTACGGCGACGCACCGAAGTTGCGCGGCAAGACCGACGACATGCCGATCCACACCTCACACCCGCTCTTCGTCGAGGACAAGGTGCGGATGTTCATGGACCCGTGGCCCTGGATGGAGTATCTCTCCGGATTCGACTTCGCCTTCGGCACCCGGATCCACGGCACCATCACGGCGCTGATCTCCGGCACTCCCGGGTATCTCCTCGCACACGACTCGCGCACCCTGGAACTGGCCCGCTACTTCGACATCCCGCACCGGTTGATGCGCGACGTGCTGGCCGACGTCGACGCCGCCCGACTCTACGAGGAAGCCGACTACACGGCCCTGAACGAGGGCCACAAGGAGCGCTTCGCGCGGATCACCGCGTTCCTCGCCAAGCACGACCTCGGCCTGTCGTTCGCCGACGGGGACAGCGCCACCCGCTTCGACGAGCAGGTCCGCCGAACCGTCTACCCGCCGGCGGTCCGGCCGGCCTCCGCCTACACGGCCGAGGAACTGCTGACGCGCATCCAATGGCTGCGGGACGAGAACCGGACGCTGCAGCAGAAGCTCACGGCACGCCGCGCGCAGCCACTGCGCGACCAGGTCAAGCAAGCGGTGGGCCGCCGGGTCCGCCGGATGCTGTCGCGCTGA
- a CDS encoding alkane 1-monooxygenase: protein MQTSIDAPAAGWRDGKKHLWPLALLVPVLPFLAYALWQAGAGPAAWWLTPAVVFGLIPIIDVLLGDDGENPPDDIARRLQEVRYYRWITFLFLPVQYAALLLGAWVWTRGGLGAAGAAGLVATIGIVNGLAINTAHELGHKRETVERWLSKIALAPTGYGHFYVEHNRGHHVRVATPEDPASARLGESFYSFWPRTVWGSLISAWRLEIGRFRLRHKSPWTLRNNLLNAGLMTVVLFALLIAVFGWRLVPFLFLQAIVGFSLLEAVNYLEHYGLCRRRTATGRFEKVDPRHSWNSDRVVTNVFLFQLQRHSDHHANPLRRYQTLRSFDVSPRLPGGYASMVLLALVPPLWYRVMNPRVLAHYGGDLNLANRNPRAEARLRRRYGRPAADTTAVHAA, encoded by the coding sequence ATGCAGACCTCGATCGATGCTCCAGCCGCCGGCTGGCGTGACGGCAAGAAGCACCTGTGGCCACTGGCTCTCCTCGTGCCGGTGCTGCCGTTTCTGGCGTACGCGTTGTGGCAGGCCGGCGCCGGACCCGCTGCCTGGTGGCTCACCCCGGCGGTGGTCTTCGGACTCATCCCGATCATCGACGTGCTGCTCGGTGACGACGGAGAGAACCCGCCCGACGACATCGCCCGGCGGTTGCAGGAGGTCCGCTACTACCGCTGGATCACGTTCCTGTTCCTGCCGGTGCAGTACGCCGCCCTGCTGCTCGGAGCGTGGGTCTGGACGCGTGGCGGCCTCGGTGCCGCCGGCGCCGCCGGCCTGGTCGCCACCATCGGGATCGTCAACGGACTGGCCATCAACACCGCACACGAGCTCGGCCACAAGCGCGAAACGGTCGAGCGGTGGTTGTCGAAGATCGCCCTCGCGCCCACCGGGTACGGCCACTTCTACGTCGAGCACAACCGCGGGCACCATGTCCGTGTCGCCACACCGGAGGACCCGGCCAGCGCCAGGCTGGGGGAGAGCTTCTACTCGTTCTGGCCGCGTACGGTCTGGGGCAGCCTCATCTCGGCGTGGCGGCTGGAGATCGGCCGCTTCCGGCTGCGGCACAAGAGCCCGTGGACGCTGCGTAACAACCTGCTCAACGCCGGGCTCATGACCGTCGTGCTCTTCGCCCTGCTGATCGCTGTGTTCGGCTGGCGGCTCGTGCCCTTCCTGTTCCTGCAGGCGATCGTCGGCTTCTCGCTGCTGGAAGCGGTCAACTACCTCGAGCACTACGGATTGTGCCGCCGGCGCACCGCCACCGGCCGCTTCGAGAAGGTCGACCCACGGCACAGCTGGAACAGCGACCGCGTCGTCACCAACGTGTTCCTCTTTCAACTGCAACGCCACAGTGACCACCACGCCAACCCGCTGCGCCGCTACCAGACGCTGCGCAGCTTCGACGTCTCGCCGCGACTGCCCGGAGGCTACGCCTCGATGGTGTTGCTCGCTCTCGTTCCGCCGCTGTGGTACCGGGTGATGAACCCACGGGTTCTGGCGCACTACGGCGGCGACCTGAACCTCGCCAATCGCAACCCCCGCGCCGAGGCCCGACTGCGTCGCCGCTACGGCCGGCCCGCAGCGGACACCACAGCGGTCCACGCCGCCTGA
- a CDS encoding TetR family transcriptional regulator, producing the protein MAAPPPYRHTARRHLRDTVITAGRDLAIDRGWDAVRMADVAARVGVSRQTLYNEFTNKAGLGEAIAHREIDRFMDGVREALSAHGGDVRAAVHAAVTFVLTQAGTDPLVKAVLNSARGTDALLPYLTTRADLALAAAVTVLREWADTHLPRVPPDEVAVGAESLARLVVSHIVLPTAPVDNTADTLAELAQRFLDPPRA; encoded by the coding sequence ATGGCCGCCCCTCCGCCTTATCGCCACACCGCGCGCCGGCACCTGCGTGACACGGTCATCACGGCCGGCCGCGACCTGGCGATCGACCGCGGCTGGGACGCGGTACGAATGGCCGACGTGGCGGCCCGCGTGGGCGTGAGCAGGCAGACGCTCTACAACGAGTTCACCAACAAGGCCGGACTGGGCGAAGCCATCGCACACCGCGAGATCGACCGGTTCATGGACGGTGTGCGGGAGGCGTTGTCCGCCCACGGCGGCGACGTGCGAGCCGCCGTCCATGCCGCAGTCACGTTCGTGTTGACGCAGGCCGGCACCGACCCGCTGGTCAAAGCCGTCCTCAACAGTGCCCGGGGCACCGACGCCCTGCTCCCCTACCTGACCACCCGCGCCGACCTGGCCCTGGCCGCCGCCGTCACGGTGCTGAGGGAGTGGGCGGACACGCACCTGCCCCGGGTGCCTCCCGATGAAGTCGCCGTCGGCGCCGAATCCCTCGCGCGACTGGTCGTCAGCCACATCGTGCTGCCGACGGCGCCCGTCGACAACACCGCCGACACCCTCGCCGAACTGGCACAACGCTTCCTGGACCCGCCGCGCGCGTGA
- a CDS encoding DUF190 domain-containing protein: MNELGLTRMVKVEVVTRADDVDAVRTLLHASGVSGWTSLSGVSGFGHHGTHEGRLLFNDRAGLVMVIAVLPLERAEPVAVGLRDILAHRPGVMFVSEAWVSRPEYFGADRPAGPVT; this comes from the coding sequence ATGAACGAGCTCGGACTGACGCGCATGGTCAAGGTGGAGGTCGTGACCCGCGCCGACGACGTCGACGCCGTCCGGACGCTGCTGCACGCCTCCGGCGTGAGCGGTTGGACCAGCCTCAGCGGGGTCTCCGGCTTCGGCCACCACGGCACCCACGAGGGCCGGCTGCTCTTCAACGACCGGGCCGGACTCGTCATGGTGATCGCCGTGCTGCCGCTCGAGCGGGCCGAGCCGGTCGCCGTCGGCCTGCGCGACATCCTGGCCCACCGGCCCGGCGTCATGTTCGTCAGTGAGGCATGGGTGAGCCGGCCCGAGTACTTCGGCGCCGATCGACCGGCGGGCCCGGTGACCTGA
- a CDS encoding putative inorganic carbon transporter subunit DabA has product MSVALVLGVLAGPASAALCALAVPDPRRAARVVGALLALTAAAAAVLLARVAYDPVVPALLLRLDPPGPAFSVGIRLDRFTALFALLVCGLAAVVAGYARRYLDGEPGARALQARIAAATTATLVMTTAPSLVQLAVGWIAAGHLLIGLIGYYREQPRVRAAVRRTRAVFLVGDVALVAGLALLVAPTGDADLDAVRAAAGDRPGWLLAAVGGLLLVAGAVRSAQVPAHRWLPYTLDAPTPVSAFLHAGMVNIAGFLMITLAPVVVATPGVMPAMVLTGLVTAVSGTVFAAVRTDVKGTLARSTVAQMGFMLAQCGLGAFGLAAVHLVGHAVYKAYAFLSAGGALQAQARTAAAPRPVGPPRTRTVALAGAAVLAAVALTELSLGASPSGLLSAVLAGAAALTAVRSALADREVPARTAVAITLAAGALAGGYLVAGRAVARWLGLPTSVTDAGVGVAAVTLALVAVAGAFLVRRHGAALWWWAWRDGAGAWWRRSAGVAAGEPAAWAVTAVRRRDASDRSDAARVVAALAAAGDHVAAVWPLDTFVAVNPLAGRERVPFARATAELRALGGARTHLPADEYRRRLRDGEIEPADLTAVLPPAASAPVTLGGRSIMAADLQVAALAHPVHDGPPPPPDLLAVARRRLAVTRPAVEADPDPLTLAELLDRVLGTRIGADVDELVAGWCAAHCGRPAARWPVPGPADESCWARWRRVAGVDRAGVSGLRALVAALPAEPERAVALLLRALGVAPAAWPAYLTRSLLRLPGWAGYARWSQTRPGERPDLTPLDLLAVRLSYELALAGTATHRHLGVPPTLQAVTAATTPTAATPTAVSTPTAGTAGTVPAAGAPGTDEPAALARLVAALGVDAPALALLPEETVAVVRDVVAELSPARQAEVWLAAAEHAYRRRLRNRLDHGARPRPRRAARVTPLAQAVFCIDVRSEGLRRHLEAAGPVDTYGFAGFFGLPVRTVAADAARGRDRCPVLMRPVATVGETADATRVRRRRARQAWRRAFASAKADPVGAFAFVEVAGVLATAALAVRAVAPGRFAPPADDTAPTVADLAAALTLDEQVYYAEATLRTVGLTTGFAPLVLLCGHGATSTNNPYAAALDCGACGGNRGGVSARLVAALLNRPEIREALVARGIHLPADTHVLAGEHDTVTDEVRLFDVDTVPVRLRPHVDDLTRRLAEAGAGLRAERATRLPGRPGSRHLPGRASDWAQVRPEWALAGNAAFIAAPRELSAGRDLGCRTFLHSYDWTADPDAVALETIMTGPLVVASWINLQYYFSTVDPHRLGAGTKTVHTVLGDALGVLSGSGGDLRAGLPLQSVDDGTRPAHDPLRLLAVVHAPHHLVDTVLGRNPALRQLIDGGWMSLTVIDPRTGEWSDPGGSRRTTPLPALGPEKEYSV; this is encoded by the coding sequence ATGTCCGTCGCACTGGTTCTGGGAGTCCTGGCCGGGCCCGCATCGGCGGCGCTGTGCGCGCTGGCGGTACCCGATCCCCGTCGAGCCGCCCGGGTGGTGGGGGCGCTGCTCGCTCTCACCGCCGCCGCGGCCGCCGTGCTGCTGGCCCGGGTCGCGTACGACCCGGTGGTCCCGGCGCTCCTGCTCCGGCTCGACCCACCCGGGCCGGCGTTCTCCGTGGGGATCCGGCTCGACCGGTTCACTGCGCTGTTCGCGCTCCTCGTCTGCGGGCTCGCCGCCGTCGTCGCCGGCTACGCGCGCCGCTATCTCGACGGCGAGCCGGGCGCCCGCGCCCTGCAGGCCCGGATCGCGGCGGCCACCACGGCGACCCTGGTGATGACCACCGCGCCCAGCCTCGTGCAACTGGCCGTCGGCTGGATCGCGGCCGGGCACCTGCTCATCGGGCTCATCGGCTACTACCGGGAGCAGCCCCGGGTACGGGCGGCGGTGCGCCGTACCCGGGCGGTGTTCCTCGTCGGCGACGTGGCCCTGGTCGCCGGCCTGGCGCTGCTGGTCGCGCCGACGGGCGACGCCGACCTGGACGCGGTCCGGGCGGCCGCCGGCGACCGGCCCGGCTGGCTCCTGGCCGCCGTCGGCGGGCTGCTGCTGGTGGCCGGCGCGGTGCGATCGGCCCAGGTGCCGGCGCACCGCTGGCTGCCGTACACCCTGGACGCCCCGACCCCGGTCTCCGCCTTCCTGCACGCAGGCATGGTCAACATCGCCGGCTTCCTGATGATCACACTGGCGCCGGTGGTGGTCGCCACACCCGGCGTGATGCCGGCGATGGTGCTGACCGGCCTCGTGACCGCGGTGTCCGGGACGGTGTTCGCCGCGGTGCGCACCGACGTCAAGGGCACCCTCGCCCGGTCCACTGTCGCGCAGATGGGCTTCATGCTCGCCCAGTGCGGGCTCGGCGCGTTCGGCCTGGCCGCCGTGCACCTGGTCGGGCACGCGGTCTACAAGGCGTACGCGTTCCTGTCCGCCGGCGGCGCGCTCCAGGCCCAGGCGCGGACCGCGGCCGCGCCCCGCCCGGTCGGCCCGCCCCGGACCCGGACCGTGGCGCTGGCCGGCGCGGCGGTGCTCGCCGCCGTGGCGCTCACCGAGCTGTCGCTCGGCGCCAGCCCGAGCGGCCTGCTCAGCGCCGTCCTGGCCGGTGCGGCCGCGCTGACCGCGGTGCGGTCGGCGCTCGCGGACCGCGAGGTGCCGGCGCGGACCGCTGTCGCGATCACCCTCGCGGCGGGCGCGCTGGCCGGCGGCTACCTGGTCGCCGGTCGGGCCGTCGCCCGGTGGCTGGGGCTGCCGACCTCGGTGACGGACGCCGGGGTGGGCGTCGCGGCGGTCACGCTGGCCCTGGTGGCCGTCGCCGGCGCGTTCCTGGTGCGCCGGCACGGCGCCGCGCTGTGGTGGTGGGCCTGGCGTGACGGCGCCGGCGCGTGGTGGCGCCGGTCCGCCGGCGTGGCGGCGGGGGAGCCGGCCGCCTGGGCCGTGACCGCCGTACGCCGCCGCGACGCGTCCGACCGGTCGGACGCCGCCCGGGTCGTCGCCGCGCTGGCCGCTGCCGGTGACCACGTCGCCGCGGTCTGGCCGCTGGACACGTTCGTGGCGGTCAACCCGCTCGCCGGCCGGGAGCGGGTGCCGTTCGCGCGGGCCACTGCCGAGCTGCGGGCGCTCGGCGGCGCGCGGACCCACCTGCCGGCCGACGAGTACCGGCGGCGGCTGCGCGACGGCGAGATCGAGCCGGCCGACCTGACCGCGGTGCTCCCCCCGGCGGCCTCGGCGCCGGTCACGCTCGGCGGACGGTCGATCATGGCCGCGGACCTCCAGGTCGCTGCACTGGCCCACCCGGTGCACGACGGACCGCCCCCGCCACCCGACCTGCTCGCCGTGGCGCGGCGCCGGCTCGCGGTGACCCGGCCCGCCGTCGAGGCCGACCCGGACCCGCTCACCCTGGCCGAGTTGCTCGACCGGGTCCTGGGTACCCGGATCGGCGCCGACGTCGACGAGCTGGTGGCCGGCTGGTGCGCGGCGCACTGCGGCCGTCCGGCCGCCCGCTGGCCGGTTCCCGGCCCGGCCGACGAGAGCTGCTGGGCGCGCTGGCGGCGGGTGGCCGGCGTCGACCGCGCGGGCGTCAGCGGCCTGCGGGCACTCGTCGCCGCGCTGCCCGCCGAGCCCGAGCGGGCAGTCGCCCTGCTCCTGCGCGCCCTCGGCGTGGCGCCGGCGGCCTGGCCGGCGTATCTCACCCGGTCCCTGCTCCGGTTGCCGGGCTGGGCCGGCTACGCCCGCTGGTCTCAGACGCGTCCCGGTGAGCGACCGGACCTGACCCCGCTGGACCTGCTCGCGGTCCGGCTCAGCTACGAGCTGGCGCTGGCCGGCACCGCCACCCACCGCCACCTCGGCGTCCCGCCGACGCTCCAAGCGGTGACCGCCGCGACGACCCCCACCGCCGCGACGCCGACCGCCGTGTCGACGCCCACCGCCGGGACGGCGGGGACCGTACCGGCCGCCGGTGCGCCGGGGACGGACGAGCCGGCGGCTCTCGCCCGGCTGGTCGCGGCGCTCGGCGTCGACGCGCCGGCCCTGGCGCTGCTGCCCGAGGAGACGGTGGCGGTGGTGCGCGACGTGGTGGCCGAGCTGTCCCCGGCGCGGCAGGCCGAGGTGTGGCTCGCCGCCGCGGAGCACGCATACCGGCGTCGGCTGCGGAACCGGCTGGACCACGGGGCGCGGCCGCGCCCACGCCGCGCCGCCCGCGTCACCCCGCTCGCCCAGGCGGTGTTCTGCATCGACGTGCGCAGCGAGGGCCTGCGCCGGCACCTGGAGGCGGCCGGGCCGGTGGACACCTACGGCTTCGCCGGCTTCTTCGGCCTACCCGTGCGCACCGTGGCGGCCGATGCCGCCCGGGGCCGGGACCGCTGCCCGGTGCTCATGCGACCGGTGGCCACCGTCGGGGAGACCGCCGACGCCACGCGGGTACGCCGCCGGCGGGCCCGGCAGGCGTGGCGCCGGGCGTTCGCCTCGGCCAAGGCCGACCCGGTCGGCGCGTTCGCCTTCGTGGAGGTCGCCGGCGTGCTCGCCACCGCCGCCCTGGCGGTGCGCGCCGTGGCGCCGGGCCGGTTCGCGCCACCCGCCGACGACACCGCGCCGACGGTGGCCGACCTCGCCGCCGCCCTGACCCTCGACGAGCAGGTCTACTACGCGGAGGCGACGCTGCGCACCGTCGGGCTGACGACCGGCTTCGCCCCGCTGGTGCTGCTCTGCGGGCACGGGGCCACCAGCACCAACAACCCCTACGCGGCCGCGCTCGACTGCGGCGCCTGCGGCGGCAACCGGGGCGGGGTCAGCGCCCGGCTGGTCGCCGCGCTGCTCAACCGGCCCGAGATCCGCGAGGCGCTGGTCGCCCGGGGGATCCACCTGCCCGCCGACACCCACGTCCTGGCCGGCGAGCACGACACCGTCACCGACGAGGTGCGCCTGTTCGATGTCGACACCGTCCCCGTCCGGCTGCGCCCGCACGTCGACGACCTGACGCGCCGGCTCGCCGAGGCGGGAGCGGGTCTGCGCGCGGAACGGGCCACCCGGCTGCCCGGCCGGCCGGGCTCCCGCCACCTGCCCGGCCGCGCCTCGGACTGGGCCCAGGTGCGGCCGGAGTGGGCGCTGGCCGGCAACGCCGCGTTCATCGCCGCGCCGCGCGAGCTGAGCGCCGGGCGCGATCTCGGCTGCCGCACGTTCCTGCACTCCTACGACTGGACCGCGGATCCGGACGCGGTCGCGCTGGAGACGATCATGACGGGCCCGCTCGTCGTGGCGTCCTGGATCAACCTCCAGTACTACTTCTCCACGGTGGATCCGCACCGCCTCGGTGCCGGCACCAAGACCGTGCACACCGTCCTCGGCGACGCGCTCGGCGTCCTCTCCGGATCCGGTGGCGACCTGCGTGCCGGGCTGCCGCTGCAGTCCGTCGACGACGGGACACGGCCGGCGCACGACCCGCTGCGGCTGCTCGCCGTGGTCCACGCCCCGCACCACCTCGTCGACACCGTGCTCGGCCGCAACCCGGCCCTGCGCCAGCTGATCGACGGCGGCTGGATGTCCCTGACCGTCATCGACCCCCGTACCGGCGAATGGAGTGACCCGGGCGGATCCCGGCGCACCACGCCGCTCCCGGCCCTCGGCCCAGAGAAGGAGTACAGCGTATGA
- a CDS encoding carbonic anhydrase: MDATGSPSQVWQTSPSFALARLRAGHHRFRAGGLPVPSAGATPVAAVLSCADPQPEAVTVFGGVDVYAVRTAGLQVGPAALGSLEYAVARLGAPLLVVLGHASCSLAGGSGPDRVRATLTALRRRSPLLDQAVRSGRCGIHGMIWHDADRLLNEVRPALPPPARRACRLRPPNNASMRSH, encoded by the coding sequence ATGGACGCGACCGGATCCCCGTCGCAGGTGTGGCAGACCAGCCCGAGCTTCGCCCTCGCCCGGCTACGCGCCGGGCACCACCGGTTCCGGGCCGGCGGCCTTCCCGTCCCGTCGGCCGGCGCGACACCGGTGGCCGCGGTCCTGTCGTGCGCCGACCCGCAGCCCGAGGCCGTGACCGTGTTCGGCGGCGTCGACGTCTACGCGGTCCGCACCGCCGGCCTGCAGGTCGGCCCGGCCGCGCTGGGCAGTCTGGAGTACGCGGTCGCGCGCCTCGGCGCACCCCTGCTGGTCGTGCTGGGCCACGCCTCCTGCTCCCTGGCGGGCGGCAGCGGGCCGGACCGGGTACGCGCCACGCTCACCGCCCTGCGCCGCCGGTCCCCCCTGCTCGACCAGGCCGTCCGCTCCGGCCGCTGCGGCATCCACGGCATGATCTGGCACGACGCGGACCGCCTCCTCAACGAGGTGCGGCCCGCGCTGCCACCGCCGGCCCGGCGGGCCTGCCGCCTGCGGCCACCGAACAACGCGTCGATGCGGTCGCACTGA
- a CDS encoding DUF6671 family protein, with translation MEASPFHGVVACLATMHGKQWALRPLLRRRLGMSVRVAPVDTDALGTFTGEVRRVGSARETVVRKARLGMAATGSVVGLASEGAFGPYPAAPWTPADVEYVALVDDRSGLTLVESALSVETNHGQVVTDGRDRGAVLAFLRRAGFPHHAVVVRPAAGPGRPVKGLRRLADVLVAVRRAALDSADGTAVLGADLRAHVNPTRMRVIAAAADRLARRLATPCPACAAPGFGLVGTEPGLPCRDCGTPTAHHALLVSGCGRCAYRSRRPVGGAADPGACPVCNP, from the coding sequence GTGGAGGCGTCACCGTTCCATGGCGTGGTGGCCTGCCTGGCCACCATGCACGGCAAACAGTGGGCGCTGCGTCCGCTGCTGCGACGACGGCTCGGGATGAGTGTGCGGGTGGCGCCGGTGGACACCGACGCGCTCGGTACGTTCACCGGCGAGGTGCGGCGGGTCGGCTCGGCGCGGGAGACCGTGGTGCGCAAGGCCCGGCTCGGGATGGCCGCGACCGGGTCCGTGGTCGGGCTGGCCAGCGAAGGGGCGTTCGGCCCGTACCCGGCGGCTCCCTGGACTCCTGCCGACGTGGAGTACGTGGCGCTCGTCGACGACCGGTCGGGTCTGACCCTGGTGGAGAGCGCTCTGAGCGTCGAGACCAACCACGGCCAGGTGGTCACCGACGGTCGGGACCGCGGCGCCGTGCTCGCGTTCCTGCGCCGGGCCGGGTTCCCGCACCACGCGGTCGTCGTCCGGCCCGCGGCCGGGCCCGGTCGGCCGGTCAAGGGACTCCGCCGGCTCGCCGACGTCCTCGTCGCCGTCCGGCGGGCCGCCCTCGACTCCGCCGACGGCACCGCCGTGCTCGGCGCGGACCTGCGGGCCCACGTCAATCCGACCCGGATGCGGGTCATCGCCGCCGCCGCCGACCGGTTGGCCCGGCGTCTCGCCACGCCCTGTCCCGCCTGTGCGGCGCCGGGATTCGGCCTGGTCGGCACCGAGCCGGGACTGCCCTGCCGCGACTGCGGCACGCCCACCGCCCACCACGCGCTGCTGGTCTCGGGATGCGGCAGGTGCGCGTACCGCTCGCGCCGGCCCGTGGGCGGCGCCGCGGACCCCGGTGCGTGCCCGGTGTGCAACCCCTGA